From Deltaproteobacteria bacterium, one genomic window encodes:
- a CDS encoding bifunctional DNA primase/polymerase produces MADATSGHPDMLAHALAAAGRGFAVCPGLVPDYVLLIPSRSGLKGPLSAGYRHRATTDVRTIERWFSRFPNANIIARTGRISNLVVLDFDFRFGGRPVSERLRPHLPETLQVTTQNGFHMYYRYPEAMEIPTSIRQVEVGLDVIGEMGSVVMPPSRHIEGSRYRFDDPDVPIGALPDDFAKRCAQVTPQPMFDPHRRGYSATVRDCINLSYAFAATTPHSLRRALRSLVKRP; encoded by the coding sequence ATGGCTGACGCAACCTCCGGACACCCCGATATGTTGGCCCATGCGCTCGCCGCGGCCGGACGCGGGTTTGCCGTCTGCCCGGGGCTTGTTCCCGACTACGTGTTGCTCATCCCCTCACGATCGGGCCTCAAGGGTCCCCTCAGCGCCGGTTACCGCCATCGCGCCACCACCGATGTGCGAACGATCGAGCGTTGGTTCAGCCGCTTCCCCAACGCCAACATCATCGCCCGCACCGGCCGCATCTCGAATCTCGTCGTACTGGATTTTGACTTTCGCTTCGGCGGTCGTCCGGTGTCGGAACGTCTCCGTCCGCATCTCCCCGAAACGCTGCAAGTGACGACCCAGAATGGCTTTCACATGTACTATCGCTACCCCGAGGCAATGGAGATCCCGACCTCGATTCGGCAGGTGGAAGTGGGGCTCGACGTGATCGGTGAGATGGGTTCCGTCGTCATGCCGCCGTCCCGACACATTGAAGGATCGCGCTACCGATTCGACGATCCCGATGTCCCGATCGGCGCGCTGCCCGACGATTTCGCGAAACGCTGCGCGCAGGTTACGCCGCAGCCAATGTTCGATCCGCATCGCCGCGGCTACTCGGCCACGGTTCGCGACTGCATCAACTTGAGCTATGCATTCGCCGCCACCACTCCGCATTCCCTACGGCGCGCCCTGCGTTCGCTGGTGAAGCGACCGTGA
- a CDS encoding SpoVR family protein, giving the protein MEFATQPTAATWDIDDLIAWDDRIREKATAFGLDCYPQEFEMCDHNQMLGYMAYSGMPSHYPHWSYGKAYEKLKTLYDYGVSGLPYEMVINSSPALAYLMRDNTLLLQVLTIAHVYGHNDFFKNNATFHSTRAEFTISTFKAHAVRVRHYIEDPSIGVEKVEHILDAAHALALQCRRNLAVHKRSIDEARADLLDAARPPSDPFHHLHRRPEYTEPDLRKVPPEPDEDLLLFVRDHNPYLTDWEKDLLTIAHEAAQYFIPQIETKIMNEGWASYWHKQILDSLDLPQDLHLEFLVRHNQVVRPHPGGLNPYHLGYKVWEDIRRRYDDPTPEERDEIGDPGKTGIQKMFEVRESDRDVSFLRRHLTERLIRELDLFQHDTRGDEIIVSKVADADGWRDVKNVLLQNIGMGTTPVIKVDDADFGGNRTLYLVHAHDGRDLQLEYAEKTLAYVHRLWQRDVALETLSSGKRALLTYTERGFATKSLK; this is encoded by the coding sequence GTGGAATTCGCGACACAACCGACGGCCGCTACCTGGGACATCGACGACTTGATCGCGTGGGACGATCGCATCCGCGAGAAGGCCACCGCCTTCGGACTCGATTGTTACCCACAAGAGTTCGAGATGTGCGACCACAACCAGATGCTCGGCTACATGGCGTACTCCGGCATGCCGTCGCACTACCCGCACTGGTCGTACGGCAAGGCGTACGAGAAGCTGAAGACCCTCTACGACTACGGCGTGAGCGGCTTGCCGTACGAGATGGTGATCAACTCCAGCCCGGCGCTCGCGTATCTAATGCGCGACAACACCCTGCTGCTGCAGGTCCTCACCATCGCGCACGTGTACGGGCACAACGATTTTTTCAAGAACAACGCGACGTTTCACAGCACGCGCGCCGAGTTCACGATCAGCACGTTCAAGGCCCACGCCGTGCGAGTACGGCACTACATTGAAGACCCGAGCATCGGCGTCGAGAAGGTCGAGCACATCCTCGATGCCGCCCACGCGCTCGCGCTGCAGTGCCGGCGCAACCTCGCCGTGCACAAGCGCTCGATCGACGAGGCCCGCGCCGACCTGCTCGATGCGGCGCGCCCACCCTCGGATCCGTTCCACCATCTCCACCGCCGCCCCGAATACACCGAGCCCGATCTGCGCAAGGTTCCGCCCGAGCCCGACGAAGATCTGCTGCTCTTCGTCCGCGACCACAACCCCTACCTCACTGACTGGGAAAAGGATCTCCTGACGATCGCCCACGAGGCGGCGCAGTACTTCATCCCGCAGATCGAAACCAAGATCATGAACGAGGGTTGGGCGAGTTACTGGCACAAACAGATCCTCGACAGCCTCGATCTGCCGCAAGACCTGCACCTCGAGTTCCTCGTCCGCCACAACCAAGTCGTGCGGCCGCACCCCGGCGGACTGAATCCGTATCACCTTGGCTACAAAGTCTGGGAAGACATCCGTCGTCGCTACGATGATCCAACGCCCGAAGAGCGCGACGAGATCGGCGATCCCGGCAAGACCGGCATCCAGAAGATGTTCGAAGTGCGCGAGAGCGACCGCGACGTCTCCTTCCTCCGCCGCCATCTCACCGAGCGACTCATCCGCGAGCTCGATCTCTTCCAACACGACACCCGCGGCGACGAGATCATCGTCAGCAAGGTCGCCGACGCCGACGGCTGGCGCGACGTGAAAAACGTGCTGCTGCAAAACATCGGCATGGGCACCACGCCGGTGATCAAGGTCGACGACGCCGACTTCGGCGGCAACCGTACGCTCTACCTCGTCCACGCCCACGACGGCCGCGACCTGCAACTGGAGTACGCCGAGAAAACCCTCGCCTACGTCCACCGCCTGTGGCAGCGCGACGTCGCGCTGGAAACGCTCTCCAGCGGAAAGCGCGCCCTGCTCACCTACACCGAGCGCGGATTTGCGACGAAGAGTTTGAAGTAA
- the yhbH gene encoding sporulation protein YhbH — protein sequence MSTIFRPFRHSDAQRSDRSAGDRLRHRQKVRQSIRENIADIIAEESIIGKDRERIIKVPIRGIKEYRFVYGDNASGVAQGDGNTQPGQVVGKAHGEGQGPPDKAGDRPGVDYYETDVTLDELIDIMFEDLELPDLERKRLREIAAPQLSKRKGYRQVGIRVRLDKRHTVKARVKRRLATRHVGTHYPDDQPRRFPFHDDDLRYRHMVTDFKRESNAVVVCIMDTSGSMDTMKKYLARCFFFLLYQFIRTKYRNVEIVFIAHHTEAREVSEEEFFHKGESGGTFISSGYQKALDIIAERYHPSLWNVYAFHCSDGDNFDSDNAAALRTAQELTEVCNLFGYGEIKPLGSRYYESSMLNLFRRLEADNFQTVLIERKEDIWPSFKAFLAKDRAQQEA from the coding sequence ATGAGCACCATCTTTCGTCCGTTCCGTCATTCCGACGCGCAGCGCAGTGACCGCTCCGCGGGCGACCGACTCCGCCACCGACAGAAGGTCCGCCAGTCGATCCGCGAGAACATCGCCGACATCATCGCCGAGGAATCGATCATTGGAAAAGACCGCGAGCGGATCATCAAGGTCCCGATTCGCGGCATCAAGGAGTATCGCTTCGTCTACGGCGACAACGCGTCCGGCGTCGCCCAGGGCGATGGCAATACCCAGCCCGGTCAAGTCGTCGGCAAGGCCCACGGCGAGGGGCAAGGGCCTCCCGACAAGGCCGGCGATCGTCCGGGCGTCGACTATTACGAAACCGACGTGACCCTCGACGAACTCATCGACATCATGTTCGAGGATCTCGAATTGCCCGACCTCGAACGCAAACGCCTGCGCGAAATCGCCGCACCGCAACTCAGCAAGCGCAAGGGCTACCGCCAGGTCGGTATCCGCGTCCGCCTCGACAAGCGGCACACCGTGAAGGCGCGCGTCAAGCGCCGCCTCGCCACGCGGCACGTGGGGACGCACTACCCCGACGACCAACCGCGCCGCTTCCCATTCCACGACGACGATCTGCGCTACCGCCACATGGTCACCGACTTCAAACGCGAATCGAATGCCGTCGTGGTCTGCATCATGGACACGTCCGGCTCGATGGACACCATGAAGAAGTACCTCGCGCGCTGCTTCTTCTTTCTGCTCTACCAATTCATCCGCACCAAGTATCGCAACGTCGAAATCGTCTTCATCGCCCACCACACCGAGGCGCGCGAAGTCAGCGAAGAGGAGTTCTTTCACAAGGGGGAATCGGGCGGCACCTTCATCTCCTCCGGCTATCAGAAGGCGCTCGACATCATCGCCGAGCGCTACCATCCATCGCTGTGGAACGTCTACGCGTTCCATTGTTCCGACGGCGATAACTTCGATTCCGACAACGCCGCCGCGCTGCGCACAGCGCAGGAGCTCACCGAGGTGTGCAATCTGTTCGGCTACGGGGAGATCAAACCGCTCGGCTCGCGCTACTACGAAAGCTCGATGCTCAACCTGTTTCGCCGCCTCGAAGCCGACAACTTCCAGACCGTCCTGATCGAACGCAAGGAAGACATCTGGCCGAGCTTCAAAGCTTTCCTCGCCAAAGACCGCGCCCAGCAGGAAGCGTGA